One window of Silurus meridionalis isolate SWU-2019-XX chromosome 9, ASM1480568v1, whole genome shotgun sequence genomic DNA carries:
- the slc1a6 gene encoding excitatory amino acid transporter 4 isoform X1, with amino-acid sequence MSVSHETCLLDQAFELIINEKPPNSLFLEEDTEKPHYPEKDLHWLHRAMQKQGSGSKVGMCSINRNAIKNFLHRNSFVLLTVGAVVLGIILGFAVRPQNLSLREIKYLSFPGEVLMRMLQMMVLPLIVSSLVTGVSNLDSNATGKMGVRAVVYYIVTTFIAVFIGIVVVTTIKPGKGKRDIPMSTNGRADSVTAADAFLDLFRNMFPSNLVEACFKQYRTLYKKTILTKNITVLVNVSDIVINATEFRQVGNYSTALQTIQETVEEITPVSGSSNGVNALGLVVFSMFFGFVIGNMKQQGQPLKDFFDCLNDAIMRLVAIIMWYAPVGILFLIAGKIVEMKDLFQVGGQLGMYMLCVIVGLLVHSLIALPLIFYLCTRRNPFTFISGLLQALITAFGTSSSSATLPITFRCLEEKNHVDKRVTRLVLPVGATINMDGTALYEAVAAIFIAQVNDMDLNFGQIFTISITATAASIGAAAIPQAGLVTMVIVLTSVGLPTEDITLIIAVDWFLDRIRTTTNVLGDSLGAGIVEHLSREELQNLDAGISSSVIEVNEKPYQLICQEEDCLRHQNSETAM; translated from the exons ACAGAGAAGCCTCATTACCCTGAGAAGGACCTTCATTGGTTGCACAGAGCCATGCAGAAACAAGGGTCTGGATCCAAAGTTGGGATGTGTTCCATCAACAGAAATGCCATCAAGAATTTCCTTCATCGCAACTCCTTTGTGCTTCTGACTGTGGGAGCAGTTGTACTAG gaaTCATTTTGGGATTTGCTGTGCGACCTCAAAACTTATCACTGAGAGAAATAAAGTATTTATCCTTCCCAGGAGAAGTACTGATGAGGATGCTACAGATGATGGTCCTTCCACTCATTGTATCTAGTCTTGTTACAG GTGTTTCGAATTTAGACAGTAACGCCACAGGAAAGATGGGAGTGCGAGCTGTTGTTTACTATATAGTGACAACTTTTATTGCCGTGTTTATTGGTATCGTCGTGGTGACCACCATAAAACCCGGAAAAGGCAAAAGAGACATTCCAATGTCCACTAATGGCAGGGCTGATTCAGTGACGGCTGCTGATGCATTTCTTGATCTATTTAG AAATATGTTCCCTTCTAATTTAGTGGAAGCCTGCTTTAAACAG tACAGAACATTGTACAAGAAAACTATTCTGACAAAGAACATCACTGTTCTGGTGAATGTGAGTGACATTGTTATTAATGCCACTGAGTTCAGGCAGGTAGGAAATTACAGCACAGCCCTGCAGACCATCCAGGAGACAGTGGAGGAGATCACCCCAGTCTCAGGCTCTTCTAATGGTGTAAATGCTCTGGGTCTAGTAgtgttttccatgttttttgGCTTTGTGATTGGGAATATGAAGCAACAGGGCCAGCCACTAAAGGATTTCTTTGACTGCCTCAATGATGCCATAATGCGATTAGTAGCAATTATTATGTG GTATGCACCAGTTGGAATCCTCTTTTTAATTGCTGGGAAGATTGTTGAAATGAAAGACCTGTTTCAGGTTGGAGGACAGCTGGGAATGTACATGCTGTGTGTCATCGTCGGTTTGCTCGTCCACAGCCTCATTGCTCTGCCTTTAATTTTCTATTTGTGTACACGGAGGAACCCATTCACCTTCATCTCTGGTCTGCTTCAGGCTTTAATTACAGCCTTTGGAACATCCTCAAG TTCTGCCACCCTTCCCATCACCTTCCGTTGCTTAGAGGAGAAAAACCATGTGGACAAACGTGTAACACGCCTTGTTTTGCCTGTGGGAGCCACAATAAACATGGATGGTACGGCTTTATATGAAGCAGTGGCTGCCATTTTCATAGCCCAGGTTAATGACATGGATTTAAACTTTGGACAAATCTTTACCAtcag CATTACAGCAACTGCTGCAAGCATTGGAGCTGCAGCCATTCCTCAGGCTGGTCTGGTTACTATGGTGATTGTATTGACATCTGTAGGATTGCCCACTGAGGACATAACCCTCATCATTGCTGTGGATTGGTTCCT GGATCGCATCAGGACTACCACCAATGTGCTGGGAGACTCGTTAGGAGCTGGTATTGTGGAACACCTATCAAGAGAAGAACTGCAGAACCTGGATGCTGGgatcagcagctctgtgattgAGGTCAATGAAAAACCTTACCAGCTCATCTGCCAGGAGGAGGACTGTCTCAGACATCAAAACAGTGAAACAGCAATGTAA
- the slc1a6 gene encoding excitatory amino acid transporter 4 isoform X2: MQKQGSGSKVGMCSINRNAIKNFLHRNSFVLLTVGAVVLGIILGFAVRPQNLSLREIKYLSFPGEVLMRMLQMMVLPLIVSSLVTGVSNLDSNATGKMGVRAVVYYIVTTFIAVFIGIVVVTTIKPGKGKRDIPMSTNGRADSVTAADAFLDLFRNMFPSNLVEACFKQYRTLYKKTILTKNITVLVNVSDIVINATEFRQVGNYSTALQTIQETVEEITPVSGSSNGVNALGLVVFSMFFGFVIGNMKQQGQPLKDFFDCLNDAIMRLVAIIMWYAPVGILFLIAGKIVEMKDLFQVGGQLGMYMLCVIVGLLVHSLIALPLIFYLCTRRNPFTFISGLLQALITAFGTSSSSATLPITFRCLEEKNHVDKRVTRLVLPVGATINMDGTALYEAVAAIFIAQVNDMDLNFGQIFTISITATAASIGAAAIPQAGLVTMVIVLTSVGLPTEDITLIIAVDWFLDRIRTTTNVLGDSLGAGIVEHLSREELQNLDAGISSSVIEVNEKPYQLICQEEDCLRHQNSETAM, from the exons ATGCAGAAACAAGGGTCTGGATCCAAAGTTGGGATGTGTTCCATCAACAGAAATGCCATCAAGAATTTCCTTCATCGCAACTCCTTTGTGCTTCTGACTGTGGGAGCAGTTGTACTAG gaaTCATTTTGGGATTTGCTGTGCGACCTCAAAACTTATCACTGAGAGAAATAAAGTATTTATCCTTCCCAGGAGAAGTACTGATGAGGATGCTACAGATGATGGTCCTTCCACTCATTGTATCTAGTCTTGTTACAG GTGTTTCGAATTTAGACAGTAACGCCACAGGAAAGATGGGAGTGCGAGCTGTTGTTTACTATATAGTGACAACTTTTATTGCCGTGTTTATTGGTATCGTCGTGGTGACCACCATAAAACCCGGAAAAGGCAAAAGAGACATTCCAATGTCCACTAATGGCAGGGCTGATTCAGTGACGGCTGCTGATGCATTTCTTGATCTATTTAG AAATATGTTCCCTTCTAATTTAGTGGAAGCCTGCTTTAAACAG tACAGAACATTGTACAAGAAAACTATTCTGACAAAGAACATCACTGTTCTGGTGAATGTGAGTGACATTGTTATTAATGCCACTGAGTTCAGGCAGGTAGGAAATTACAGCACAGCCCTGCAGACCATCCAGGAGACAGTGGAGGAGATCACCCCAGTCTCAGGCTCTTCTAATGGTGTAAATGCTCTGGGTCTAGTAgtgttttccatgttttttgGCTTTGTGATTGGGAATATGAAGCAACAGGGCCAGCCACTAAAGGATTTCTTTGACTGCCTCAATGATGCCATAATGCGATTAGTAGCAATTATTATGTG GTATGCACCAGTTGGAATCCTCTTTTTAATTGCTGGGAAGATTGTTGAAATGAAAGACCTGTTTCAGGTTGGAGGACAGCTGGGAATGTACATGCTGTGTGTCATCGTCGGTTTGCTCGTCCACAGCCTCATTGCTCTGCCTTTAATTTTCTATTTGTGTACACGGAGGAACCCATTCACCTTCATCTCTGGTCTGCTTCAGGCTTTAATTACAGCCTTTGGAACATCCTCAAG TTCTGCCACCCTTCCCATCACCTTCCGTTGCTTAGAGGAGAAAAACCATGTGGACAAACGTGTAACACGCCTTGTTTTGCCTGTGGGAGCCACAATAAACATGGATGGTACGGCTTTATATGAAGCAGTGGCTGCCATTTTCATAGCCCAGGTTAATGACATGGATTTAAACTTTGGACAAATCTTTACCAtcag CATTACAGCAACTGCTGCAAGCATTGGAGCTGCAGCCATTCCTCAGGCTGGTCTGGTTACTATGGTGATTGTATTGACATCTGTAGGATTGCCCACTGAGGACATAACCCTCATCATTGCTGTGGATTGGTTCCT GGATCGCATCAGGACTACCACCAATGTGCTGGGAGACTCGTTAGGAGCTGGTATTGTGGAACACCTATCAAGAGAAGAACTGCAGAACCTGGATGCTGGgatcagcagctctgtgattgAGGTCAATGAAAAACCTTACCAGCTCATCTGCCAGGAGGAGGACTGTCTCAGACATCAAAACAGTGAAACAGCAATGTAA